The region CAGTCATTAATATGGCGGGGCAAGCAGGGTGCAAAAGGCCGGCGGGAAGGCACAGGTAAGGGTGAAAAGGTGCGGTAAGAGCGCACCGTGCGGCTGGTAACAGTCCGCAGCAGGCCAAACCCCATTCGGAGCAAGACCAAACAGAACGCATTGACGCGGCTCGCCGAGCGTTCGGGTAGGTTGCTGGAGCGTATCAGCAATGGTGCGACTAGAGGAATGACTGTCCAACGACAGAACCCGGCTTATCGTTTGACCTGTGTGCACAGAATGAATCAAGGCCGTCTGAATGTATTGTATTCAGACGGCCTTTTACTAGGTAATAATCAATGGAGATTGTTGAGACTGAATTTGCAGCGTGTTTGGAAGTATAGTGAATCCACTTTAAAATAGTACGGCGTTGGTTCGCCTAACCGTATTATCTATACTGTCTTCGGCTCACCGCCTTGTCCTATTTTAAAGCGAATCCACTATACATCTGATGGTTCAGTGAAAAAGGCCGTCTGAAAATCAACAGCGGATTTTCAGACGGCCTTTTATATATCATCGCATTTATTCGCGGTTGCGGCTCATGTCGGCTGCGGCGGTAAACAGCACGTCGGTTGACGAGTTCAGCGCGGTTTCGGCTGAATCTTGCAACACGCCGATGATGAAGCCGACGGCCACCACTTGCATGGCCACATCGTTGGGAATGCCGAACAAGGCACACGCCATCGGAATCAGCAGCAGCGAGCCGCCTGCCACACCGGAAGCGCCGCAGGCGCCGGCCGTTGCCACTAAGCTCAGCAACAGTGCGGTCAGGAAGTCAACTTGAATGCCCAAGGTGTGCGCTGCCGCCAGCGACAATACGGCAATGGTAATCGCCGCGCCGCCCATGTTGATGGTGGCACCCAATGGAATCGAGATGGAGTAGGTGTCTTCATGCAAACCGAGTTTCTTGGCCAGAGCCATGTTCACTGGAATATTGGCGGCAGAAGAGCGGGTGAAGAAGGCAGTCACACCGCTTTCACGCAAGCAGGTCAGTACCAACGGATACGGATTGCGGCGGATTTTCCACCACACAATCAGCGGGTTCACCACTAATGCGATAAACAGCATGCAGCCGAGCAACACGGTAAGCAGTTGGGCGTAGCTGGCCAAGGCACCGAAGCCGGTTTCGGCTACGGTAGAGGCGACCAAGCCGAAAATACCCAAAGGCGCGAATTTAATCACCCATTTCACCACGGTGGAAATTGCATCAGCCAAATCGGCCACTACTTGACGGGTGGTGTCTGAACCATGGTTGCGGATGGCAAAGCCCAACACCAAGCCCCATGCCAGAATGCCGATGTAGTTGGCATTGGCCACGGCGTTCACCGGATTGGCAACCAAGTTCATCAATAAGGTTTTCAACACTTCGACAATGCCGGAAGGCGGGGCAGTGGAAACATCGCCGGCGCTGGATAAAACGATGTGGGTCGGGAACGTCATGCTGGCAATCACGGCCACCAAAGCGGCGGCGAAGGTGCCGATGATGTACAGACCGATAATAGGTTTGATGTAGGCTTCGTTGCCTTTGCGGTGTTGCGAAATGGCGGCCACCACCAAGATAAACACCAAAACCGGTGCCACGGCTTTCAATGCGCCGACAAACAGACTGCCGAGCAAGCCGACGGCCAAGCCTGCATTAGGCGCAATCCAGCCGACAATAATACCGAGCGCCAAGCCGATGGCGATTTGTTTCACCAGGCTGACGCTGTTGACTGCGTTGAGAAGAGGGTTTTCACTGGACATCGTTCATCCTTGTGTTAAAAGTATGTTAAGAATAAATTACATTCTAAAATA is a window of Neisseria yangbaofengii DNA encoding:
- the sstT gene encoding serine/threonine transporter SstT is translated as MSSENPLLNAVNSVSLVKQIAIGLALGIIVGWIAPNAGLAVGLLGSLFVGALKAVAPVLVFILVVAAISQHRKGNEAYIKPIIGLYIIGTFAAALVAVIASMTFPTHIVLSSAGDVSTAPPSGIVEVLKTLLMNLVANPVNAVANANYIGILAWGLVLGFAIRNHGSDTTRQVVADLADAISTVVKWVIKFAPLGIFGLVASTVAETGFGALASYAQLLTVLLGCMLFIALVVNPLIVWWKIRRNPYPLVLTCLRESGVTAFFTRSSAANIPVNMALAKKLGLHEDTYSISIPLGATINMGGAAITIAVLSLAAAHTLGIQVDFLTALLLSLVATAGACGASGVAGGSLLLIPMACALFGIPNDVAMQVVAVGFIIGVLQDSAETALNSSTDVLFTAAADMSRNRE